A stretch of Lactuca sativa cultivar Salinas chromosome 6, Lsat_Salinas_v11, whole genome shotgun sequence DNA encodes these proteins:
- the LOC111877506 gene encoding auxin response factor 4, translating into MEIDLNHAVNGIEAGEQVYSVDSSGNGGDSSLSASSNSSNSSLKSSNPNFESSVYMELWHACAGPLTTLPNKGNVVVYFPQGHLEQIASHSSIQFSPTEVPSFGLQPQIFCKVVDVQLLANKENDEIYTKLTLLPLPELTDKNLQEGEEEGGGGTLAKSTPQMFCKTLTASDTSTHGGFSVPRRAAEDCFPPLDYKQQRPSQELVAKDLHGVEWKFRHIYRGQPRRHLLTTGWSIFVSQKNLVSGDAVLFLRGEGGELRLGTRRATRPRNVLPDTIMPNSNSFMDILAPVANAVSTNTTFDVFYSPRSNRADFVVPYVKYMDCINNMITNGTRFKMRFSMDESPERRFRGTVTGVSDMDPYKWSKSKWRCLMVRWDEDVGNSNQERISPWEIDLSGASVPLLSIHPSLRFKKLRANLHSSPSEHPVNAWGGCLDFEESTRSSKVLQGQENIGGTINNSLNFGVQPSMHGVQVQPSMHTGFTPSQMLLTGRSTNIVSELMRNHHHHSGFLGSENRFPKVLQGQEICSMRSLTGKINGSWGPPRTNIPNNPGFYPLASEGGRNFCFPNLPPVLPMTGFPINREGFGNGVMRDDVSALKLQLQVPKTVEPNSGSEKDDGGSDSNGSSCKLFGFHLNGVNSTPDAQSLSKRSCIKVHKQGNKVGRAIHLSKMSSYEELFSELEALFQMEGLLKNRDGGWRLLYTDEENDMMVVGDDPWEEFARMATKIHIYTNEEVEKLMSGGVISDDTSCLEEAPAMVVDTAKSSPE; encoded by the exons ATGGAAATTGATCTGAATCATGCAGTGAACGGAATTGAAGCTGGGGAACAGGTTTATAGCGTTGATTCGAGTGGAAATGGAGGGGATTCGTCTTTATCAGCTTCCTCAAACTCCTCGAATTCATCCTTAAAATCATCAAATCCGAATTTTGAATCTTCGGTTTACATGGAGCTTTGGCATGCTTGTGCTGGGCCTCTTACAACTCTCCCAAACAAAGGAAATGTGGTTGTTTATTTCCCACAAGGTCATTTGGAACAAATTGCTTCTCATTCATCTATTCAATTCTCACCCACTGAAGTTCCCTCTTTTGGCCTTCAACCTCAAATCTTTTGCAAAGTTGTTGATGTTCAATTGCTT GCCAACAAGGAGAATGATGAAATCTATACAAAACTTACTCTCCTCCCACTTCCAGAG TTAACTGATAAAAATTTGCAAGAAggggaagaagaaggtggtggtgggACACTTGCGAAATCAACCCCTCAAATGTTCTGCAAAACACTAACCGCATCTGATACATCCACCCATGGCGGATTCTCTGTACCCAGAAGAGCCGCTGAAGATTGTTTTCCACCTCTG GATTATAAACAGCAAAGGCCAAGCCAAGAACTAGTGGCGAAAGATCTCCATGGAGTTGAGTGGAAGTTTAGACACATTTATAGAG GTCAACCGAGGCGACATTTGCTTACTACAGGGTGGAGCATTTTTGTAAGCCAGAAGAATCTCGTTTCTGGGGATGCAGTTCTCTTTCTAAG GGGTGAAGGAGGTGAATTAAGGCTGGGAACACGAAGAGCCACAAGACCAAGAAATGTTCTTCCTGATACAATTATGCCCAACTCAAATTCCTTCATGGACATTCTTGCCCCTGTAGCTAATGCAGTATCTACCAACACCACCTTTGATGTTTTCTATAGTCCAAG GTCTAATCGAGCCGATTTTGTTGTTCCATATGTGAAGTATATGGATTGCATTAAcaatatgataacaaatggaACAAGGTTCAAAATGAGATTCAGTATGGACGAATCTCCTGAAAGAAG GTTTAGAGGCACTGTGACCGGTGTAAGTGACATGGATCCTTACAAATGGTCGAAATCAAAATGGAGATGCCTAATG GTGAGGTGGGATGAAGATGTTGGTAACAGTAATCAAGAACGAATCTCTCCATGGGAGATTGATCTTTCGGGTGCATCTGTCCCACTTTTAAGCATTCACCCTTCTCTAAGATTCAAGAAACTTCGGGCAAATCTTCATTCATCTCCATCTGAACACCCCGTAAATG CATGGGGTGGATGTTTAGACTTTGAGGAGTCAACAAGATCCTCTAAGGTCTTGCAAGGTCAAGAAAATATAGGTGGCACGATAAACAACTCGTTGAACTTCGGTGTACAACCCTCAATGCATGGAGTACAAGTACAACCCTCGATGCATACGGGTTTTACTCCAAGTCAAATGTTATTAACAGGAAGAAGTACAAACATTGTGAGTGAACTTATGaggaatcatcatcatcattcagGCTTTTTGGGATCTGAAAACAGATTCCCAAAGGTCTTGCAAGGTCAAGAAATTTGCTCAATGAGATCTTTAACTGGAAAAATAAACGGTTCTTGGGGCCCACCAAGAACCAATATACCAAATAACCCCGGGTTCTATCCACTTGCTTCTGAAGGTGGTAGGAACTTTTGTTTTCCAAATTTGCCCCCTGTGTTGCCTATGACTGGGTTCCCTATTAATCGTGAGGGTTTTGGAAATGGGGTTATGAGGGATGATGTCAGCGCGTTGAAATTACAACTTCAAGTTCCTAAAACCGTTGAACCGAATTCAGGAAGTGAGAAAGATGATGGTGGTTCTGATAGTAATGGGAGTAGTTGTAAACTATTTGGTTTTCATTTGAATGGAGTGAATTCGACACCAGATGCTCAAAGTTTAAGCAAGAGAAGTTGCATTAAG GTTCATAAACAAGGAAACAAAGTTGGAAGAGCCATTCATCTTTCAAAAATGTCAAGTTATGAAGAACTATTTAGCGAGCTAGAGGCACTATTTCAAATGGAAGGTTTGTTAAAAAATCGTGATGGTGGATGGCGATTACTCTATACCGATGAAGAGAATGACATGATGGTTGTAGGAGATGATCCATGGGA GGAATTTGCACGAATGGCTACAAAGATTCATATATATACGAATGAAGAAGTTGAAAAACTCATGAGTGGTGGTGTGATTAGTGATGACACCAGTTGCTTGGAGGAAGCACCAGCCATGGTGGTGGATACCGCTAAGTCCTCACCGGAGTAA